The following coding sequences are from one Oscillatoria sp. FACHB-1406 window:
- a CDS encoding nucleoside phosphorylase: MKQYHIGFSREDLGDVPPRLAFLSGDRNRTRSIAESYLQGARPLAVNRGLDSYLGFLSDGSPVLCATSGMGAPSLSIVANELVQVGINQIVRIGTCGSIQPYIRTGSIVISQASLCRQGAANDIAPIEYPAAADPFLTVALVRAAESLGIDYHLGITASVDTFYEGQERSESSANPHLLRRLRGITEEYRNLRILNYEMESGTLFKMAGVYGFAAACVCAVVADRVEAETVVVEEKEKAVERAIRTAIEAVEELGIRN, from the coding sequence GTGAAACAGTATCACATTGGCTTCAGCCGCGAGGACTTGGGCGACGTTCCTCCGAGGCTGGCTTTTTTATCGGGCGATCGCAACCGCACCCGCTCCATCGCCGAATCCTATCTCCAAGGGGCGCGTCCGCTTGCTGTCAATCGAGGACTGGACAGCTATTTAGGATTTTTGAGCGATGGTTCGCCCGTTCTCTGTGCTACCAGCGGCATGGGCGCGCCTTCGTTAAGTATTGTTGCAAACGAGTTAGTCCAAGTCGGTATTAATCAGATCGTTCGTATCGGGACTTGCGGTTCGATTCAACCTTACATCCGCACCGGCAGTATCGTGATTTCCCAAGCGTCCCTCTGTCGCCAGGGAGCCGCTAACGATATCGCCCCGATTGAATATCCTGCTGCTGCCGATCCGTTTTTAACCGTCGCTCTGGTTCGCGCGGCGGAATCTCTGGGAATTGATTATCATCTCGGTATTACTGCTTCCGTGGATACATTCTACGAAGGGCAGGAACGCAGCGAGTCTTCCGCTAACCCTCATCTATTGCGGCGGCTCCGGGGAATTACGGAAGAGTATCGGAATTTACGGATATTGAACTACGAGATGGAGTCGGGGACACTGTTTAAAATGGCGGGAGTTTATGGCTTTGCGGCGGCTTGCGTTTGCGCGGTGGTTGCCGATCGCGTTGAGGCGGAAACTGTGGTGGTTGAGGAAAAAGAAAAAGCGGTGGAACGGGCAATTCGCACGGCGATTGAGGCAGTAGAAGAATTAGGAATTAGAAATTAA
- a CDS encoding metal ABC transporter permease, with protein sequence MVLLEPLQYDFMVRSLVVAIMVGALCAIVGSYLMVQRLALLGDAISHSVLPGLAIAFFTGANLFIGAFIAGILSTVCINLIRTRSNLKEDAAMGIVFSAFFALGIALITTIQKNNKIDLNHFLFGNILGVTPAEVRDTTIVAIIVIFTVTILYKELFFYTFDKLGAQAVGLPVHLLDLCLMILIGMTIVASLKAVGVILVLSLLVTPAATAYLLVKRLHQVMMLGVAIGVISGISGMYLSFFVQYLPSGPAIVLVATGFFILAFLFSPTQGLLVSTPATPRESPLWRELKGLLGKRKGRFPS encoded by the coding sequence ATGGTTTTGCTCGAACCCTTGCAATACGATTTCATGGTGCGATCGCTGGTGGTGGCGATTATGGTGGGCGCGCTTTGTGCGATTGTTGGCAGCTACTTGATGGTGCAGCGGTTGGCGTTGCTGGGGGATGCGATTAGTCATTCGGTACTACCGGGACTCGCGATCGCGTTTTTTACTGGCGCGAACTTATTCATCGGCGCATTTATCGCTGGAATTCTTAGCACGGTTTGCATTAACCTAATCCGGACGCGATCGAATCTCAAAGAAGATGCAGCAATGGGCATTGTTTTTTCTGCCTTCTTTGCCCTCGGAATTGCGCTCATTACAACGATTCAAAAAAACAATAAAATCGACCTCAATCACTTCTTATTTGGAAACATTCTCGGCGTAACACCGGCAGAGGTTCGCGATACAACCATTGTTGCAATTATTGTAATTTTTACAGTCACAATTCTCTACAAAGAACTCTTTTTTTATACTTTCGATAAACTCGGCGCGCAAGCCGTGGGTTTGCCCGTTCATCTGCTCGATTTATGCTTGATGATTTTAATCGGGATGACTATCGTTGCGAGTTTAAAAGCCGTTGGCGTGATCCTGGTGCTATCGCTTCTCGTTACCCCCGCCGCCACCGCTTACTTACTCGTCAAGCGCCTGCATCAAGTTATGATGTTAGGAGTTGCGATCGGGGTGATTTCTGGTATTAGCGGGATGTATCTCAGCTTTTTTGTCCAATATTTGCCCTCCGGGCCTGCGATCGTGTTAGTAGCAACCGGATTTTTTATCCTTGCTTTCCTCTTCAGTCCGACGCAAGGTTTGCTCGTTTCTACCCCCGCAACCCCGCGCGAGTCTCCCCTGTGGCGAGAGTTAAAAGGGTTGTTGGGAAAACGCAAAGGTCGTTTTCCTTCTTAA
- a CDS encoding metal ABC transporter ATP-binding protein, translating into MEDSMAIAVHHLSAGYRQVEALKDITLTVQPGRLTGIIGPNGAGKSTLLKAMLGLIPTVGESVLYGSEPLSDCLDRVAYVPQRSQVDWTYPATVWDVVMMGRVRKTGWFRRFSGVSRRKAAEALDRVGMGAYSDRAIGQLSGGQQQRVFLARSLAQEADVFCFDEPFAGVDRKTENILFHIFKELADAGKIVLVVNHDLGESIANFDDLILLNRELIAAGRRQRVLCEDYLYRAYGGKVAFFSEDNMPLAA; encoded by the coding sequence ATGGAAGACAGTATGGCGATCGCGGTTCATCATCTCAGCGCGGGCTACCGCCAAGTCGAAGCCCTCAAAGATATTACGTTAACCGTGCAACCGGGACGGTTGACGGGGATTATTGGGCCGAACGGGGCGGGGAAAAGTACGCTGCTTAAGGCGATGTTGGGGCTGATTCCGACGGTAGGAGAGTCGGTACTGTACGGAAGCGAGCCGTTGAGCGATTGCCTCGATCGCGTAGCTTACGTGCCGCAGCGATCGCAAGTAGACTGGACGTATCCGGCGACGGTGTGGGATGTCGTGATGATGGGGCGCGTGCGCAAAACGGGGTGGTTTCGGCGCTTTTCTGGGGTGAGTCGTCGTAAGGCCGCAGAAGCGCTCGATCGAGTGGGAATGGGGGCGTATAGCGATCGCGCGATCGGGCAGCTTTCCGGCGGACAGCAGCAGCGCGTCTTTCTTGCCCGTTCCCTCGCCCAAGAAGCAGACGTTTTTTGCTTTGACGAACCCTTTGCGGGAGTCGATCGCAAAACCGAAAATATTCTTTTCCATATCTTTAAAGAACTCGCCGATGCTGGGAAAATCGTTCTCGTTGTCAACCACGATCTCGGCGAATCGATCGCGAATTTCGACGATTTAATCCTCCTCAACCGCGAATTAATTGCCGCCGGTCGCCGCCAAAGGGTACTCTGCGAAGATTATCTTTACCGCGCTTACGGTGGGAAAGTTGCATTTTTCTCAGAAGACAATATGCCGCTCGCTGCTTAG
- a CDS encoding Gfo/Idh/MocA family oxidoreductase, which translates to MPSSRDEATGQRSQPKPIRIGAIGVGNMGQHHARVLSLLKDVELVGISDINVERGLAIASKYRVRFYENYLDLLPHIDAVCIIVPTRLHYQVGMNCLKAGVHTLIEKPIAASIAEAEALVNAAAESNCILQVGHIERFNPAFQELTKVLKTEELLALEAHRMSPYSQRANDVSVVLDLMIHDIDLLMELAASPVVKLTASGSSGSGAGYLDYVTATLGFANGMVATLTASKVTHRKIRRISAHCKNSLTEADFLNNEILIHRQIEDNGAGNLGKLMYRQDGIIEKVYTSNIEPLHAELDHFVSCVRGGNQPSVGGEQALKALKLASLVEQIALDGKVWQSNTYSPIETPVLTLSSK; encoded by the coding sequence ATGCCTTCAAGCCGCGACGAAGCGACAGGACAGCGCAGTCAACCCAAGCCGATTCGCATCGGCGCAATTGGGGTGGGCAATATGGGACAACACCACGCGCGCGTACTGAGTCTTCTCAAAGATGTCGAGCTAGTTGGAATTTCGGATATCAATGTCGAACGAGGTTTAGCGATCGCAAGTAAGTATCGAGTACGTTTTTATGAGAACTATCTCGATCTCTTACCGCATATCGATGCCGTTTGTATTATCGTACCGACGCGCCTGCACTATCAAGTCGGCATGAACTGCCTCAAAGCTGGCGTTCATACCCTCATCGAAAAACCGATCGCGGCTAGTATTGCTGAAGCCGAAGCCCTTGTCAATGCTGCTGCCGAGTCCAACTGTATCCTCCAAGTCGGGCATATCGAGCGTTTTAACCCCGCCTTCCAAGAACTCACCAAAGTTCTCAAAACCGAGGAATTACTCGCCCTAGAAGCCCATCGCATGAGTCCTTACTCACAGAGAGCGAACGATGTTTCTGTGGTGCTGGACTTAATGATTCACGACATCGATCTTTTAATGGAGCTAGCTGCTTCTCCTGTCGTGAAATTAACCGCCAGTGGTAGCAGCGGTTCGGGGGCGGGATACCTCGACTACGTGACAGCAACCTTGGGATTCGCGAATGGTATGGTTGCCACCCTAACTGCAAGTAAAGTCACCCATCGCAAAATTCGGCGCATCTCCGCCCACTGCAAAAACTCGCTCACAGAAGCCGATTTTCTCAATAACGAAATTCTCATCCACCGACAAATCGAAGATAACGGTGCGGGCAATCTTGGCAAACTCATGTATCGCCAGGATGGCATTATCGAGAAAGTTTATACCAGCAACATCGAGCCACTCCATGCCGAGCTAGACCACTTTGTCAGTTGCGTGCGCGGCGGCAATCAGCCATCCGTCGGCGGCGAACAAGCCCTTAAAGCACTGAAATTGGCAAGTTTGGTCGAACAGATAGCGCTAGATGGCAAAGTTTGGCAGTCCAATACTTATTCGCCGATTGAAACGCCGGTACTAACTTTGTCCTCGAAGTAG
- a CDS encoding zinc ABC transporter substrate-binding protein — translation MIAVTRTSLLSVRRLPAFSLIRGILILALAGCSARTAPNISPDGKPNVVATSTILANLTQDIGGDEIHLTSILKPGSDPHVYEPIPADSIAFEKANLILYNGYHLEPGLIRLMDAAGLKAKKVAIGEVATPIQTQRAPDPHVWGSVQNSILMVQAIRDTLSELAPEDREIFTQNAAQLIAELQRLDSWIKIQIATIPPAQRKLITTHDAFAYYARDYGLEISGTLIGISTEEQPSARTVKRLADTIKSAGVPAIFAETTINPQLITAVAREAGTKIAPQSLYADSIGAPGSDGDTYIKMLAANTRAIVEALGGTYTPLPQAEKINVPN, via the coding sequence ATGATAGCTGTTACTCGCACCTCCCTATTATCAGTTCGCCGACTACCCGCGTTCTCCCTCATCCGAGGGATATTAATCCTCGCCCTCGCCGGTTGCAGCGCCCGCACCGCGCCCAACATTTCCCCCGACGGCAAACCCAACGTCGTCGCCACCAGCACCATCCTCGCCAACCTCACCCAAGATATTGGCGGCGACGAAATCCACCTCACCAGCATCCTCAAACCCGGAAGCGATCCCCACGTCTACGAACCCATCCCCGCCGACAGTATCGCCTTCGAGAAAGCCAACCTGATTCTTTACAACGGCTACCATCTCGAACCGGGGCTGATTCGCCTGATGGATGCAGCCGGACTCAAAGCCAAAAAAGTTGCCATCGGCGAAGTCGCAACGCCCATCCAAACCCAGCGCGCGCCCGATCCTCACGTTTGGGGTAGCGTCCAAAATTCTATCCTGATGGTGCAGGCGATTCGCGATACACTTAGCGAACTCGCACCCGAAGATCGAGAAATATTTACTCAAAACGCCGCCCAACTCATCGCCGAACTGCAACGCCTCGACAGTTGGATTAAAATCCAAATTGCCACGATTCCCCCCGCCCAACGCAAACTCATCACAACCCACGATGCGTTCGCTTATTACGCTCGGGACTACGGTTTAGAAATCTCTGGAACTCTGATTGGGATTAGCACCGAGGAACAACCCAGCGCCCGCACCGTCAAACGCCTCGCCGACACTATCAAATCCGCAGGCGTACCCGCAATCTTTGCTGAAACTACAATTAACCCGCAACTGATTACTGCTGTGGCGCGAGAAGCAGGAACAAAAATCGCGCCCCAATCCCTCTATGCGGACTCCATCGGCGCGCCCGGAAGTGACGGCGATACCTATATTAAGATGCTAGCGGCGAATACTCGCGCGATCGTCGAAGCGTTAGGCGGAACTTATACACCATTGCCCCAAGCCGAAAAAATTAACGTTCCAAATTAA
- a CDS encoding FkbM family methyltransferase, with amino-acid sequence MPALEYFNRPEYLLRPRQIYRRLLHPPQQSIEELVKIVLPWKASLKIHPYPREVVERSLFIFGIYDLCLSETLWRLIDPGEITIDVGANIGYVASLMAARVGEKGKVICFEPNPEVYRELEENVKNWQETQGWQHLQLSPLALSDRAGSSTLKIPKYNRSAAALADAIAPADEETLQSYTVDLMRLDDFFAGTKPEIGVLKIDVEGHEFNVFQGAEQILSQHRIRDIIFEEHQSYPSAAMQFLEQKGYSIFRLWKGFWKPVLYPSSYDKNHPWEPPNYLATLEPDRAVTRLKQRGWKIFKHEL; translated from the coding sequence ATGCCAGCGCTCGAATATTTTAACCGCCCCGAATATTTACTACGACCGAGACAAATTTATCGCCGCCTTCTTCATCCCCCACAGCAATCAATTGAAGAATTAGTAAAGATCGTTTTACCCTGGAAGGCGAGTTTAAAGATTCATCCTTATCCTCGAGAAGTTGTCGAGCGCTCTTTATTCATCTTCGGGATCTACGATCTCTGTCTTTCAGAAACACTTTGGCGATTGATCGATCCGGGTGAAATTACGATTGATGTTGGGGCAAATATCGGCTATGTCGCCAGTCTGATGGCGGCGCGAGTGGGGGAGAAAGGAAAGGTGATTTGCTTTGAACCCAATCCAGAAGTGTATCGAGAACTAGAAGAAAATGTCAAAAACTGGCAAGAGACGCAGGGTTGGCAGCATCTTCAGTTATCTCCTTTAGCGTTGTCCGATCGCGCCGGTTCGAGTACGCTGAAAATCCCGAAGTACAATCGTTCTGCTGCGGCCTTAGCCGACGCGATCGCGCCCGCCGATGAAGAAACGTTACAAAGCTACACCGTCGATCTGATGCGACTCGACGATTTTTTTGCAGGTACGAAGCCCGAGATCGGCGTTCTGAAAATCGATGTCGAAGGGCATGAGTTTAATGTCTTTCAAGGAGCGGAACAAATTTTAAGTCAACATCGGATTCGCGATATTATCTTTGAAGAGCATCAATCTTATCCGAGTGCGGCGATGCAATTTTTGGAGCAAAAAGGGTACTCGATTTTTCGGCTGTGGAAAGGATTTTGGAAACCCGTTCTCTACCCTTCAAGCTATGACAAAAATCACCCTTGGGAACCGCCGAATTATTTAGCAACTCTCGAACCCGATCGCGCTGTGACTCGACTCAAGCAGCGTGGGTGGAAAATTTTTAAACATGAATTGTGA
- a CDS encoding glycosyltransferase, which produces MNCEARKYKVLLVAAKPMPYMTPVYRLLAQQPNLEILVAFCNLQGAQLGLDDEFGVQVEWDIPLLAGYPWVELANASPKPGLNRFWGLVNWELWDLMKRGNFDCAITYTGYVYASFWILAAATKLRGKRFIFSTDMSSIAPRDRASWKSRLKPKILPYLYRLGDRIVASNRLGKQVLESIGVEEDRVVLTPSCVDNDWWRSAAENIDPLAARQQWEIPPDASVVLFCAKFQPWKRPLDLLRAFARASVPNSYLLFAGDGPQRRELENEAEALGMRDRVKFLGFLNQSQLPAAYRAADLFVLPSEYEPFGMVVAEAMLCGCPAVVSDRVGARADLIIPDRTGFIYPCDDIEALANLLAKYLPQREKLREIGIAARDRMETWSPRENVAALVSAIVS; this is translated from the coding sequence ATGAATTGTGAAGCGAGAAAGTACAAAGTTTTATTAGTGGCGGCAAAGCCTATGCCGTATATGACTCCTGTCTACCGATTGCTAGCACAACAGCCCAATCTAGAAATTTTGGTGGCTTTCTGCAATTTACAGGGCGCACAATTAGGGCTGGATGATGAGTTTGGGGTGCAGGTAGAATGGGATATTCCCTTACTGGCGGGATATCCTTGGGTAGAACTGGCGAATGCTTCCCCCAAACCCGGTTTAAATCGATTTTGGGGGCTGGTGAATTGGGAGTTATGGGATTTAATGAAGCGCGGCAATTTTGACTGCGCGATTACTTATACGGGTTATGTTTATGCGAGTTTCTGGATTTTAGCAGCGGCGACAAAGTTGCGCGGGAAACGATTTATTTTTAGTACGGATATGAGCAGTATTGCACCGCGCGATCGCGCTTCCTGGAAATCGCGCCTCAAGCCCAAAATTCTCCCCTATCTTTACCGTCTCGGCGATCGCATCGTTGCCTCTAATCGTTTGGGCAAACAAGTCCTAGAGAGTATTGGCGTAGAAGAAGATCGCGTCGTTCTTACGCCCTCCTGCGTCGATAACGATTGGTGGCGTTCCGCAGCAGAAAACATCGATCCCCTCGCCGCGCGCCAACAGTGGGAAATTCCCCCCGATGCTTCCGTTGTTCTCTTTTGCGCCAAATTTCAGCCTTGGAAGCGCCCCCTCGATCTTCTGCGCGCTTTTGCTCGCGCTAGCGTCCCGAATAGCTATCTTTTGTTCGCGGGGGACGGGCCGCAGCGCCGAGAGTTAGAAAATGAAGCAGAAGCCCTTGGAATGCGCGATCGCGTCAAATTCCTCGGATTTCTCAATCAAAGCCAGTTACCGGCGGCGTATCGTGCCGCAGATTTGTTTGTTTTGCCCTCGGAATACGAACCTTTTGGGATGGTTGTGGCTGAGGCGATGTTGTGCGGTTGTCCGGCGGTAGTGAGCGATCGCGTTGGAGCTAGAGCCGATTTAATTATCCCCGATCGCACTGGCTTTATTTATCCCTGCGACGATATCGAGGCATTAGCAAACCTTCTTGCTAAATACTTACCGCAGCGCGAAAAATTGCGCGAAATTGGCATCGCCGCCCGCGATCGCATGGAAACTTGGTCGCCGAGAGAAAATGTAGCTGCCTTAGTTAGCGCGATCGTTTCTTAA